The proteins below come from a single Rosa rugosa chromosome 2, drRosRugo1.1, whole genome shotgun sequence genomic window:
- the LOC133728727 gene encoding extensin-2-like, with product MGALGQPRPYWLISVFYGLALCFLASTTVLANNPYTYFSPLLPLYPLPKYQLPPPNYPTHPPQQYKSPPPPPPLKHVIHPPPPSPSPPPPYVYKLPPPPSPSPPPPYVYKSPPPPSPSPPPPSPSPPPPYVYKSPPPPPPSPSPPPPYVYKSPPPPSPSPPPPSPSPPPPYVYKSPPPPSPSPPPPYVYKSPPPPSPSPPPPSPSPPPPYVYKSPPPPSPSPPPPYVYKSPPPPSPSPPPPSPSPPPPYVYKSPPPPPPSPSPPPPYVYKSPPPPSPSPPPPSPSPPPPYVYKSPPPPSPSPPPPSPSPPPPYVYKSPPPPSPSPPPPYVYKSPPPPSPSPPPPPYVYKSPPPPSPSPPPPYIYKSPPPPSPSPPPPYVYKSPPSPSPSPPPPYVYKSPPPPSPSPPPPYVYKSPPPPSPSPPPPYVYKSPPPPSPSPPPPYVYRSPPPPSPSPPPPYVYKSPPPPPPYIYKSPPPPSPSPPPPYVYKSPPPPSPSPPPPYVSKSPPPPSPSPPPPYYYKSPPSPKHY from the coding sequence ATGGGAGCCTTGGGACAGCCAAGGCCTTATTGGCTCATTTCAGTGTTTTATGGTTTGGCATTGTGCTTCTTAGCAAGTACTACTGTTCTTGCTAACAATCCTTACACTTATTTTTCACCACTACTTCCTCTATACCCTCTTCCCAAGTATCAATTACCACCACCAAATTATCCTACCCACCCTCCACAGCAATACAAGTCACCACCACCCCCGCCACCGCTAAAGCATGTGATACATCCCCCGCCACCCTCACCTTCACCTCCACCTCCTTATGTCTACAAGTTACCACCACCCCCATCACCTTCACCGCCACCTCCATATGTATACAAGTCTCCACCACCCCcatcaccttcaccaccacctccgTCACCTTCACCTCCTCCTCCCTATGTCTACAAGTCTCCTCCACCCCCACCCCCATCACCTTCACCGCCACCTCCCTATGTCTACAAGTCGCCACCACCCCcatcaccttcaccaccacctccatcacCTTCACCTCCTCCTCCCTATGTCTACAAGTCTCCTCCACCCCCATCACCTTCACCGCCACCTCCCTATGTCTACAAGTCGCCACCACCCCcatcaccttcaccaccacctccatcacCTTCACCTCCTCCTCCCTATGTCTACAAGTCTCCTCCACCCCCATCACCTTCACCGCCACCTCCCTATGTCTACAAGTCGCCACCACCCCcatcaccttcaccaccacctccgTCACCTTCACCTCCTCCTCCCTATGTCTACAAGTCTCCTCCACCCCCACCCCCATCACCTTCACCGCCACCTCCCTATGTCTACAAGTCGCCACCACCCCcatcaccttcaccaccacctccatcacCTTCACCGCCACCTCCCTATGTCTACAAGTCGCCACCACCCCcatcaccttcaccaccacctccatcacCTTCACCTCCTCCTCCCTATGTCTACAAGTCTCCTCCACCCCCATCACCTTCACCGCCACCTCCCTATGTCTACAAGTCGCCACCACCCCCATCACcttcacctcctcctcctccgtaTGTTTACAAGTCTCCACCACCCCcatcaccttcaccaccaccaccatacaTTTAtaaatcaccaccaccaccatctccgTCACCACCTCCTCCTTATGTTTACAAGTCTCCaccatcaccatctccatcacctCCTCCTCCTTACGTCTACAAGTCTCCACCCCCACCATCACCCTCACCACCTCCACCATATGTATACAAGTCCCCGCCACCTCCTTCTCCATCACCGCCACCTCCTTATGTTTACAAATCTCCACCACCACCTTCTCCATCACCGCCTCCACCATACGTCTACAGGTCCCCACCTCCTCCATCTCCATCACCGCCTCCTCCATACGTCTACAAgtcaccaccacctcctcctccctaTATTTATAAGTCACCTCCACCACCCTCACCGtcacctcctcctccttatGTATACAAGTCCCCACCTCCACCTTCCCCATCACCGCCACCTCCATATGTCTCTAAGTCTCCCCCTCCACCATCTCCCTCACCTCCTCCACCATACTACTACAAGTCCCCTCCATCTCCAAAGCACTACTAA